In a single window of the Thunnus albacares chromosome 1, fThuAlb1.1, whole genome shotgun sequence genome:
- the lingo1b gene encoding leucine-rich repeat and immunoglobulin-like domain-containing nogo receptor-interacting protein 1-B — translation MTVLVSSRMVSGEAGGHSYLVACWQPILILMLGTVLSGSTTGCPSRCDCNAQERSVVCHRRRLAALPEGIPTETRLLDLSKNRLKTLGPEEFINYPQLEELQLNENIISSIEPGAFSNLLNLRTLGLRNNQLKLIQLGVFTGLTNLTQLDISENKIVILLDYMFQELYNLRALEVGDNDLVFISPRSFHGLSNLESLNIEGCNLASVPTDALSHLHNLLSLRLRYLNVTVIRDYSFKRLYRLRVLEISHMPALDTMTQKCLFGLNLTSLSITNCNLTVIPYQAISHLRYLRFLNLSFNPIHTVEGNQLYNLQKLQAFHLAGGRLAAIEPYSFRGLNHLRVLNVSSNSLSTLEESVFHSVGNLETLALYDNPLACDCRLLWVFRRRWRLNFNRQQPICASPEVVKGKEFKDFPDILPFDYFTCQKSKIVNNKVQESHVDEGTTVHFACQAEGDPVPVIMWLSPKKEYITTKTVGSRLSVSNEGTLEVRYAQIQDNGTYLCIASNAAGNDTKAAHLFVHSYSPNWPHQPNKTFAFISNQPSDEGANVTRATVPFPFDVKTLIIATTMGFISFLGVVLFCLVILFLWSRGKDNTKSSIEVEYVPRKEETEEASPNEAPIQFNMKIM, via the coding sequence GTAAGCAGTAGGATGGTGTCTGGGGAGGCAGGAGGGCACAGCTACTTGGTGGCGTGCTGGCAGCCCATCCTGATCCTGATGCTGGGCACTGTCCTTTCTGGCTCGACCACCGGTTGCCCCTCCCGATGTGACTGCAACGCTCAAGAGCGCTCGGTCGTGTGCCATCGACGGAGACTGGCTGCTCTTCCTGAGGGCATTCCCACTGAAACGAGGCTTCTGGACCTCAGCAAGAACCGTCTGAAAACATTGGGGCCTGAGGAGTTCATTAATTACCCTCAGCTGGAAGAGCTTCAACTTAACGAAAACATAATTTCATCCATTGAGCCTGGGGCTTTTAGCAACCTTTTGAACCTACGAACTCTGGGTTTGCGCAACAACCAGCTGAAGCTCATTCAGCTGGGGGTGTTCACAGGCCTGACCAACCTCACCCAGCTGGATATTAGTGAGAACAAAATTGTCATTCTGCTCGACTACATGTTCCAGGAGCTATACAACCTGAGGGCTCTGGAGGTTGGTGACAATGACCTAGTATTCATCTCACCACGATCGTTTCATGGCCTCAGCAACCTTGAAAGCCTCAACATTGAGGGATGCAATCTGGCCTCAGTGCCCACTGATGCCCTTAGCCATCTGCATAACCTATTGTCACTTCGATTACGCTACCTGAACGTCACTGTCATAAGGGATTATTCCTTTAAGAGGCTGTATAGGCTCAGAGTGCTGGAGATTTCTCATATGCCTGCCCTGGATACCATGACTCAAAAATGCTTGTTTGGACTCAACCTCACATCACTGTCTATCACAAACTGTAATCTTACTGTCATCCCCTACCAAGCCATCAGTCACCTAAGATATCTTCGCTTTCTGAATCTGTCTTTCAATCCTATTCATACTGTGGAAGGAAACCAACTGTACAATCTGCAGAAGCTCCAGGCTTTTCATTTGGCTGGTGGGAGATTAGCTGCCATTGAGCCCTACTCTTTCCGAGGACTCAATCATCTCCGTGTTCTCAATGTATCCAGCAATAGCCTGAGCACCCTGGAGGAGTCTGTTTTCCACTCAGTGGGAAATCTGGAGACCCTGGCTTTGTATGATAACCCTTTGGCCTGTGACTGTCGCTTACTCTGGGTCTTCCGTCGGCGGTGGAGACTTAACTTTAACAGACAGCAGCCTATATGTGCTTCACCTGAAGTTGTGAAAGGAAAGGAGTTCAAGGACTTCCCAGACATCCTCCCTTTTGACTATTTCACCTGCCAGAAATCAAAGATTGTGAATAACAAGGTTCAAGAAAGCCATGTGGATGAAGGGACTACGGTCCATTTCGCTTGTCAAGCTGAGGGTGATCCAGTCCCAGTGATAATGTGGCTTTCTCCTAAGAAGGAATACATTACTACCAAAACTGTGGGGTCAAGACTTTCTGTGTCTAATGAGGGCACATTGGAGGTGCGTTACGCCCAAATCCAGGACAACGGCACGTATTTGTGCATTGCAAGCAATGCAGCAGGCAATGACACCAAAGCCGCTCACCTTTTTGTGCATAGCTATTCTCCCAATTGGCCCCATCagccaaacaaaacatttgccTTCATTTCCAACCAGCCCAGCGATGAAGGTGCTAATGTGACCCGGGCGACAGTTCCATTTCCATTTGATGTAAAGACACTTATTATTGCAACCACCATGGGATTTATCTCTTTCCTCGGAGTTGTCCTCTTCTGTCTTGTAATTCTGTTCCTCTGGAGTAGAGGGAAAGACAATACGAAGTCAAGTATAGAGGTTGAATATGTTCCACGTAAAGAGGAAACTGAGGAGGCCAGTCCAAATGAGGCACCCATACAATTCAACATGAAAATCATGTGA